In the genome of Limnobaculum zhutongyuii, one region contains:
- a CDS encoding ShlB/FhaC/HecB family hemolysin secretion/activation protein has translation MELLFSQKYNYIKSFPLLITLIPLISEAAPELNQINDQQVINQQERQKALEQQLSPNRPDVRTELPEGSSTIDQFPIEETCFPINQVELSGSQYLTNWLSLQSIANQANGQCLGGEGLNLLMSALQNRLIDKGYITTRVLAPPQDLTSGKLELKILEGKISHIVLSADSDRYIQTFNTLPVSEGDLLNLRDIEQGLENLRRVPTAQADINMMPGQEPRETELAITWKQNRHWRLGASLDDSGTVSTGRYQGGLTLYVDNPLSLNDTFYISGGHDLQWKNDRGSHNYAAHYSVPYGYWSLNATTSAYSYNQKVAGLIEDYNYSGESKNLTFGLSRLLHRDASQKTTLTYDVLLRESRNYINDTEIEVQRRNTAAWRVGLIHRHYIDAITLDAGITYQQGTRWFGAQPAPEEYVGQATALSKITQLSANLDWPFNLLEQQFSFRSQYQRQLPSSTALTSQERFSIGGRYTVRGFDGELSLSADRGWFTRNELAWRTPLPAQELYIGMDYGEVGGPGSNYLLGKHLAGAVLGLRGYALRTSYDVFAGIPTSKPDGFRTDPVTLGFNLNWQY, from the coding sequence ATGGAATTATTATTTTCTCAAAAATATAACTATATAAAATCATTTCCATTACTAATAACACTGATCCCTTTGATTAGTGAGGCCGCCCCTGAACTTAATCAAATCAACGATCAGCAAGTTATTAATCAACAAGAACGCCAAAAAGCACTAGAACAACAACTGTCCCCTAACCGTCCGGATGTACGAACCGAGCTGCCTGAAGGCAGTTCAACTATTGACCAGTTCCCTATTGAAGAGACCTGCTTCCCCATAAATCAGGTGGAATTGAGCGGCAGTCAATATTTGACCAATTGGTTATCGCTCCAGTCTATTGCCAATCAGGCTAATGGCCAATGTTTGGGTGGTGAGGGGCTCAATTTGCTAATGAGCGCCCTGCAAAACCGTTTAATAGATAAAGGCTACATCACTACTCGAGTACTGGCTCCACCACAGGATTTAACCAGTGGCAAACTAGAGTTGAAGATACTGGAAGGGAAAATCAGCCATATCGTACTATCTGCGGATAGCGACAGGTATATTCAAACATTTAATACGCTTCCTGTATCCGAAGGCGATCTACTCAATCTAAGAGATATTGAACAAGGGCTGGAGAATTTACGTCGCGTCCCGACGGCTCAGGCAGATATCAACATGATGCCTGGTCAGGAACCAAGGGAAACCGAGCTGGCCATCACCTGGAAGCAGAACCGTCACTGGCGATTAGGGGCTTCACTGGATGACTCTGGTACCGTAAGCACTGGCCGCTATCAGGGAGGACTAACCCTGTATGTGGATAACCCTTTATCACTTAACGATACCTTCTATATTTCCGGTGGTCACGATTTACAATGGAAAAACGATCGTGGAAGCCACAACTATGCTGCTCACTATTCTGTACCTTATGGATACTGGAGCCTGAATGCTACCACCAGTGCCTACAGCTACAACCAAAAAGTCGCAGGTCTGATAGAAGACTACAACTACAGCGGTGAAAGTAAAAATCTGACCTTTGGCTTAAGTCGTTTACTACATCGTGATGCATCACAAAAAACGACATTAACATATGATGTATTACTAAGAGAAAGCCGTAACTACATTAACGATACTGAGATAGAAGTTCAGCGTCGAAATACCGCAGCATGGCGAGTAGGATTGATACATCGCCACTATATTGATGCTATAACGCTGGACGCCGGCATCACCTACCAGCAGGGTACCCGCTGGTTTGGAGCACAGCCTGCACCAGAAGAATATGTCGGGCAAGCTACCGCGTTGAGTAAGATCACCCAATTGTCTGCAAATCTGGATTGGCCTTTTAACCTGCTTGAACAACAATTCAGTTTTCGCTCACAATATCAACGCCAGCTTCCTTCAAGTACCGCCCTGACCTCTCAGGAACGCTTTTCTATCGGTGGTCGCTATACGGTACGTGGTTTTGATGGTGAACTGAGCCTGTCGGCAGACCGCGGTTGGTTTACCCGTAATGAATTAGCCTGGCGAACACCGCTGCCAGCGCAAGAGTTGTATATTGGAATGGATTATGGCGAAGTCGGTGGCCCGGGAAGTAATTACCTGCTAGGAAAGCACCTCGCAGGTGCCGTTCTGGGGCTGAGAGGCTATGCCTTACGCACCAGTTATGATGTTTTTGCCGGAATCCCCACCTCGAAGCCGGATGGCTTCCGCACCGATCCGGTGACGTTGGGGTTCAACCTTAACTGGCAATATTGA
- a CDS encoding dihydrolipoyl dehydrogenase: MKRLQVDVAVIGGGTAGLGAYRAAKRFTPSVIMIEGGPYGTTCARVGCMPSKLLIAAAEAVHHIEVAPGFGVHPQGETRIDGKEVMDRVKRERDRFVGFVLEGVGEIPQQDKIDGYAHFIDDNTLQVDDHTQIQAKRIVIATGSRPSWPPHWNDLGDRLIINDDVFNWNDLPTSVAVFGPGVIGLELGQALHRLGVKVTMFGVGGAVGPLTDGAIRQYAADTLSKEFPLYPDAKVELMERRDNGVFIRYQDDQGQSQEITVEYVLAATGRRPNVDKIGLENTSLELDARGVPTADRLTMQTSVSHIFIAGDASNQLPLLHEASDQARIAGENAGSYPEIQPGLRRSAISVVFSDPQIAMVGSTYRELNQKFSACGCFEIGEISFENQGRSRVMLRNKGLLHVYGEQGTGRFLGAEMIGPNVEHIAHLLAWAHQQQMTISQMLDMPFYHPVIEEGLRTALRDLNAKLRLGDDEIERCQRCPGE; the protein is encoded by the coding sequence ATGAAAAGATTACAGGTCGATGTTGCTGTTATTGGTGGAGGAACAGCAGGATTAGGTGCATACCGGGCAGCAAAACGCTTTACTCCCAGCGTCATCATGATTGAAGGCGGACCTTACGGTACAACCTGCGCCAGAGTTGGTTGTATGCCATCAAAACTCCTTATCGCTGCAGCAGAAGCTGTACATCATATTGAAGTCGCACCAGGATTTGGTGTTCATCCACAAGGTGAGACCCGTATCGACGGGAAAGAAGTCATGGATCGCGTTAAACGCGAACGTGACCGTTTTGTTGGTTTTGTACTGGAAGGGGTCGGTGAAATCCCTCAGCAGGATAAGATCGACGGCTATGCCCATTTCATTGATGACAATACCTTACAGGTAGACGATCACACTCAAATTCAGGCTAAACGTATTGTTATTGCCACAGGTTCTCGTCCAAGCTGGCCTCCGCACTGGAACGACCTTGGCGATCGTCTAATCATTAACGACGATGTATTTAACTGGAATGATTTACCTACCTCCGTTGCCGTATTTGGTCCTGGAGTTATTGGCCTTGAGTTAGGTCAGGCACTGCATCGTCTGGGTGTGAAAGTCACCATGTTTGGCGTAGGCGGAGCCGTTGGTCCATTAACCGATGGAGCAATTCGTCAATATGCCGCAGATACATTGAGTAAAGAATTTCCTCTTTATCCGGATGCTAAAGTAGAGCTGATGGAACGCCGGGATAATGGCGTATTTATTCGTTATCAGGACGATCAGGGGCAATCCCAGGAAATCACTGTTGAATACGTTTTAGCTGCCACTGGTCGCCGTCCTAATGTCGACAAGATTGGACTGGAAAATACGTCACTGGAACTTGATGCTCGCGGTGTGCCAACAGCCGATCGACTGACGATGCAAACCAGCGTTTCACATATATTTATTGCCGGTGATGCCAGCAACCAACTACCACTCTTGCACGAAGCCAGCGATCAGGCGCGTATTGCCGGTGAAAATGCCGGGTCATATCCAGAAATTCAGCCAGGCCTGCGCCGCAGTGCTATTTCCGTTGTATTTTCTGATCCACAAATTGCCATGGTTGGTTCTACTTACCGTGAATTAAATCAGAAATTTAGTGCCTGTGGCTGTTTTGAAATTGGTGAGATTTCCTTTGAAAATCAAGGCCGTTCACGAGTAATGCTGCGTAATAAAGGGTTGCTGCACGTCTATGGCGAACAGGGAACAGGTCGTTTTCTTGGTGCTGAAATGATCGGACCAAATGTTGAACATATCGCTCACCTACTGGCCTGGGCTCATCAGCAACAAATGACCATCAGCCAAATGCTGGATATGCCATTTTACCATCCAGTTATTGAAGAAGGATTAAGAACGGCATTGCGCGATCTTAATGCTAAATTAAGATTAGGCGACGATGAGATAGAGCGTTGTCAGCGCTGCCCAGGTGAATAA
- a CDS encoding glutathione peroxidase translates to MFTTQEGKKVPATVFHTRQGDKWIDITTDELFANKTVVVFSLPGAFTPTCSSSHLPRYNELTPVFKQYGVDSVLCVSVNDTFVMNAWQSEQHASNITFIPDGNGEFTKGMNMLVEKADLGFGPRSWRYSMLVRNGVIEKMFVEPNKPGDPFEVSDADTMLKYLAPDCKLQESISVLTKPGCPFCAKAKQMLQERGLQYEEIILGTDATTVSLRAITGRSTVPQVFIGGRHIGGSDDLEKYFSVHKQTETV, encoded by the coding sequence ATGTTCACTACTCAGGAAGGAAAAAAAGTCCCTGCAACCGTATTCCATACCCGTCAGGGAGATAAATGGATTGATATCACTACTGACGAACTGTTTGCCAATAAGACCGTTGTTGTATTCTCTCTACCTGGCGCATTTACCCCAACATGTTCTTCCAGTCACCTGCCACGCTATAACGAACTGACTCCAGTATTCAAGCAATACGGCGTTGATAGCGTCCTGTGCGTTTCTGTTAACGATACCTTTGTTATGAACGCATGGCAATCTGAGCAACATGCCAGCAACATTACTTTTATTCCTGATGGTAATGGTGAGTTCACCAAAGGCATGAATATGCTGGTTGAGAAGGCAGATTTAGGGTTTGGCCCACGTTCATGGCGCTATTCAATGCTGGTTCGCAACGGCGTCATTGAAAAAATGTTCGTTGAACCAAACAAACCGGGCGACCCGTTTGAAGTATCTGACGCGGATACCATGCTGAAATACCTGGCACCAGACTGCAAACTGCAAGAGTCTATTTCTGTATTGACCAAACCAGGTTGCCCATTCTGTGCTAAAGCTAAGCAGATGCTACAAGAACGTGGTCTTCAGTACGAAGAGATCATTTTAGGCACCGATGCAACAACCGTTAGCCTGCGCGCCATTACCGGCCGTTCTACCGTTCCACAAGTTTTCATTGGTGGACGTCACATCGGCGGTAGCGATGATTTAGAAAAGTATTTTTCCGTTCATAAACAAACAGAGACTGTTTAA
- the oxyR gene encoding DNA-binding transcriptional regulator OxyR: MNIRDLEYLVALSEHCHFRRAADSCHVSQPTLSGQIRKLEDELGVMLLERTSRKVLFTQAGMLLVDQARKVLREVKVLKEMASQQGETMSGPLHIGLIPTVAPYLLPHIIPMLHKEFPKLEMYLHEAQTKDLLAQLDSGKLDCAILALVKETESFIEIPLYDEPMRLAIYSDHPWAGRDKIVMSELAGEKLLMLEDGHCLREQALGFCFQAGADEDSHFRATSLETLRNMVAAASGITLLPLLATPAEKERDGICYLPCYKPEPKRTIGLVYRPGSPLRARYEQLAETIAGHMPGVIESEQKKIAAIG, translated from the coding sequence ATGAATATTCGCGATCTGGAATACCTGGTTGCACTCTCTGAGCACTGCCACTTCAGGCGTGCAGCAGATTCTTGCCATGTGAGCCAGCCAACGCTGAGTGGGCAAATTCGCAAACTGGAAGATGAGCTGGGTGTCATGTTGCTGGAAAGAACCAGCCGTAAGGTGCTGTTCACACAGGCAGGGATGTTGCTGGTCGATCAGGCAAGAAAAGTGTTACGGGAAGTTAAAGTATTAAAAGAAATGGCCAGCCAACAGGGCGAAACGATGTCCGGGCCATTGCACATTGGTTTGATTCCAACTGTTGCGCCTTATTTGCTGCCGCATATTATCCCTATGTTGCATAAAGAGTTTCCTAAGCTGGAAATGTATCTGCACGAGGCTCAAACTAAAGATTTGCTGGCTCAGTTAGACAGTGGCAAGCTGGATTGCGCCATTCTGGCACTGGTAAAAGAGACAGAATCTTTTATCGAGATTCCGCTATATGATGAGCCTATGCGTCTGGCTATTTATTCCGATCATCCATGGGCCGGACGGGACAAGATAGTGATGTCCGAATTGGCCGGTGAAAAGCTATTAATGCTGGAGGATGGTCATTGTCTGCGAGAGCAAGCTCTGGGCTTCTGCTTCCAGGCGGGTGCGGACGAAGATTCACATTTTCGCGCTACCAGTCTGGAAACGCTGCGCAACATGGTTGCTGCGGCCAGTGGTATCACTCTGCTGCCGTTGCTGGCAACGCCTGCGGAGAAAGAACGTGATGGTATCTGCTATTTACCGTGCTATAAGCCAGAGCCAAAAAGAACCATCGGTTTAGTCTATCGTCCTGGCTCACCACTGCGGGCTCGCTATGAGCAATTGGCTGAGACAATTGCCGGACATATGCCGGGCGTGATTGAATCAGAACAGAAGAAGATTGCTGCAATTGGATGA
- the fabR gene encoding HTH-type transcriptional repressor FabR, which yields MGVRAQQKERTRRTLIQAAFSQLSAERSFASLSLREVAREAGIAPTSFYRHFRDVDELGLTMVDESGLMLRQLMRQARQRIAKGGSVIRTSVATFMEFINDNPNAFRLLLRERSGTSAAFRAAVVREIQHFIAELADYLELANQMPRSYSEAQAEAMVTIVFSAGAEALDIDIAQRKLLEEKLVLQLRMISKGVYYLYRREQEKGVLPHE from the coding sequence ATGGGCGTCAGAGCACAACAGAAAGAGCGTACTCGCCGTACATTAATTCAGGCGGCTTTCAGTCAGCTAAGTGCAGAAAGAAGTTTTGCCAGCTTAAGCCTGAGGGAAGTGGCTCGCGAAGCCGGTATTGCGCCAACCTCTTTCTATCGTCACTTTCGTGATGTGGATGAACTGGGATTAACCATGGTTGATGAAAGCGGGCTGATGCTGCGTCAACTTATGCGTCAGGCTCGCCAACGTATTGCCAAAGGTGGCAGCGTGATCCGTACATCGGTGGCGACGTTTATGGAGTTCATTAACGATAATCCCAATGCGTTTCGTCTGTTGCTGCGTGAACGTTCTGGTACTTCGGCAGCGTTCCGTGCTGCGGTTGTTAGAGAAATCCAACATTTTATCGCTGAACTTGCGGATTATCTGGAGCTGGCAAATCAGATGCCACGTAGCTATTCAGAGGCTCAGGCCGAAGCAATGGTCACTATTGTGTTTAGTGCTGGTGCAGAAGCGTTAGATATTGATATAGCCCAACGTAAACTCTTAGAAGAAAAGTTAGTCTTACAGTTGAGAATGATTTCAAAAGGCGTGTATTACCTGTATCGCCGTGAACAAGAAAAAGGTGTATTGCCTCACGAATAG
- a CDS encoding YijD family membrane protein yields MTEKVTKEYATLLLAFIAGISLNGSFNALFDSVIAFSIFPLIALGFSIYCLHQRYVTQPMPEGTPMLAFSCFLLGLFLYSAIIRAEYAGMGSNFLLTIICVALVFWIGYKLKITTRHQAAKQMD; encoded by the coding sequence ATGACAGAAAAAGTGACTAAAGAATACGCAACACTACTGCTGGCATTTATTGCCGGTATATCACTTAACGGATCGTTTAATGCGCTGTTTGATTCAGTGATTGCCTTTTCGATTTTTCCGTTAATCGCTTTGGGATTCTCTATTTATTGCCTGCACCAGCGTTATGTGACCCAGCCTATGCCGGAAGGAACACCAATGCTGGCTTTCTCTTGTTTCCTGCTGGGACTATTTTTGTACAGTGCAATTATTCGGGCTGAATATGCAGGAATGGGTTCTAACTTCTTGTTGACTATTATTTGTGTCGCGCTGGTATTCTGGATTGGATATAAACTAAAAATCACTACCCGCCATCAGGCAGCAAAACAAATGGACTAA
- the trmA gene encoding tRNA (uridine(54)-C5)-methyltransferase TrmA produces the protein MTPEMLPTDQYDAQLAEKKHRLISMMAPYSAPEPEVFRSPLSHYRMRAEFRIWHQGDDLYHIMFDQATKQRIRVDVFPAASELINRLMPELLAGVKPHASLRHKLFQIDYLSTLSGEIVVSLLYHRQLDDLWLQHAEQLRDDLRSRGFNLQLIGRASKQKICLDRDYVDERLPVGGQEMIYRQTENSFTQPNAAVNIHMLEWAIDVTQGSKGDLLELYCGNGNFSLALARNFNRVLATEIAKPSVAAAQFNIAANQIDNVQIIRMAAEEFTQAMLGVREFNRLKGIDLTSYQCETIFVDPPRSGLDQQTVKMVQAYSRILYISCNPETLCENLLTLSQTHKISRLALFDQFPYTHHMECGVLLEKRV, from the coding sequence ATGACCCCAGAGATGCTGCCTACCGACCAATACGATGCCCAGTTGGCAGAGAAGAAACATCGATTAATTTCGATGATGGCGCCTTATTCAGCGCCTGAGCCGGAAGTATTTCGCTCACCGCTTAGCCATTATCGTATGCGGGCAGAATTTAGAATCTGGCACCAAGGGGATGACCTGTACCACATCATGTTCGATCAGGCGACCAAACAGCGTATTCGGGTTGATGTTTTTCCTGCCGCCAGTGAACTGATTAACCGACTGATGCCAGAACTGTTAGCCGGTGTAAAACCTCATGCTTCACTACGTCATAAGCTATTCCAGATTGATTATCTCTCCACCCTCAGCGGTGAAATTGTAGTTTCCCTGCTTTATCATCGTCAACTGGACGACCTGTGGTTACAGCATGCGGAGCAATTAAGAGACGACTTGCGTTCTCGTGGGTTTAATTTGCAGTTAATCGGTCGGGCATCGAAACAAAAAATCTGTCTGGATCGAGATTATGTTGATGAACGCTTACCGGTAGGCGGACAAGAGATGATCTATCGCCAAACAGAAAATAGCTTCACTCAACCTAATGCGGCTGTAAATATTCATATGCTGGAATGGGCAATCGATGTCACTCAGGGCTCAAAAGGCGACTTATTAGAATTATATTGTGGTAACGGCAATTTTTCTTTAGCACTGGCTCGCAATTTCAACCGGGTGCTGGCGACAGAAATCGCTAAGCCATCAGTAGCTGCCGCCCAATTTAATATTGCCGCCAACCAAATTGATAACGTGCAAATTATTCGTATGGCAGCAGAAGAATTTACTCAGGCCATGTTGGGGGTCAGGGAATTTAATCGACTGAAAGGCATTGATTTAACCAGCTATCAATGTGAAACCATTTTTGTCGACCCTCCCCGCAGCGGATTGGATCAACAAACGGTGAAAATGGTACAGGCTTACTCGAGAATCCTCTATATCTCCTGTAACCCGGAAACCCTGTGTGAAAATCTACTCACGCTTAGTCAAACACATAAGATTTCTCGACTGGCACTGTTCGACCAGTTCCCCTATACCCACCATATGGAATGCGGCGTTCTGTTAGAAAAACGAGTCTGA
- the btuB gene encoding TonB-dependent vitamin B12 receptor BtuB — translation MSIKKRVLVVALSATAFSVWAQEESDKMVVTANRFPQPVSTVLAPIDVVDRDQIDLWQAKSLTDVLRRLPGVDISQSGGRGQLSTLYVRGTESRHVLVLVDGIRVPISGIMGTADFNQIPISLIQRVEYIRGPRSAVYGSEAIGGVINIITNAEKDGAKLEAGLGSNHYQLYDASIRQTVGDKTTLTAAGAFEDSRGFNIQPKSSYPPDSDKDGFRSKSIWAGIEHQFSSQFSGFLRGYGYGNNSEYDGSYGDERQLYSRNYDMGLRFLEGNYSSQLIASYQTYKDYNYDSHKGLYNDGTSLDDVTQRNIQWGNSYKLDRGVVSAGVDWRQEKLESSDNYASDRYKRDNTGLYLTGQKSLGDFTLEGAFRTDKNQQFGWHETWQTAAAWEFIPDYRFTISYGTGFLAPTLGQLYGSERFYISSNDDLKPEESRQWEAGLEGDTGPLNWRLAAYRNKITNLIGYESDPVTWEGRYYNIESATIKGIEWTGTFDTGPFEHRITLEYLDPRRDKDNEVLARRSKHKAKYQIDWNMLGLDMDVSYQYYGKRYDNNTSEYANEQKRLSSYSTVDLSAAYPVTEQLTVRGRVANLFDKEYETASNYETAGREYYLTATYTF, via the coding sequence ATGTCTATAAAAAAGAGAGTATTAGTCGTAGCCCTTTCCGCTACGGCCTTTTCCGTATGGGCTCAGGAAGAGAGCGATAAGATGGTGGTCACTGCCAACCGGTTTCCTCAACCGGTTTCTACGGTACTGGCACCAATAGATGTGGTTGATCGTGACCAGATTGATCTTTGGCAAGCAAAAAGCTTAACCGATGTTTTGCGTCGTTTACCGGGTGTTGATATTTCCCAAAGCGGCGGTCGTGGCCAGTTATCCACCCTTTATGTGCGCGGAACTGAATCTCGTCATGTGCTGGTGTTGGTGGACGGCATTCGTGTACCGATATCGGGCATTATGGGAACCGCTGATTTCAACCAAATTCCTATTTCTCTGATACAACGCGTGGAATATATTCGTGGTCCACGTTCGGCTGTTTATGGTTCAGAAGCCATTGGTGGCGTTATTAATATTATTACTAATGCTGAAAAAGATGGCGCGAAGCTGGAAGCGGGTTTGGGTTCCAATCACTACCAACTTTATGATGCCAGCATTCGTCAAACCGTTGGTGATAAAACTACGCTGACGGCAGCGGGTGCTTTCGAGGACAGCCGCGGTTTCAATATACAGCCAAAGTCTTCCTATCCGCCGGACAGCGATAAAGACGGATTTCGTAGCAAATCGATTTGGGCGGGTATTGAACATCAGTTCTCATCTCAATTCTCTGGCTTCTTGCGCGGCTATGGTTATGGTAACAATTCAGAGTATGACGGCAGCTATGGTGATGAGCGTCAATTGTATAGCCGTAACTATGATATGGGACTGCGTTTCCTTGAAGGGAACTACTCATCTCAACTGATAGCCAGCTACCAAACTTATAAAGATTACAATTACGATAGTCATAAAGGTTTGTATAACGATGGCACTTCGCTGGATGACGTAACTCAACGCAATATTCAATGGGGAAATAGCTATAAGTTAGATCGTGGTGTAGTGAGTGCAGGCGTTGACTGGCGTCAGGAGAAATTAGAATCTTCAGATAACTATGCCTCCGATCGCTATAAACGAGATAACACGGGTTTGTATCTGACAGGGCAAAAATCACTGGGTGATTTTACGCTGGAAGGAGCGTTCAGAACCGATAAAAACCAACAGTTTGGTTGGCACGAAACCTGGCAAACTGCGGCGGCATGGGAATTTATTCCTGATTATCGCTTTACCATTTCTTATGGTACAGGATTCCTGGCACCTACATTGGGACAACTTTATGGTTCAGAACGTTTTTATATCTCCTCTAATGACGATTTGAAACCAGAAGAATCTCGCCAGTGGGAAGCGGGGCTGGAAGGGGATACCGGGCCATTAAACTGGCGTCTGGCAGCATACCGTAACAAGATAACCAATTTGATTGGTTATGAGTCCGATCCTGTTACCTGGGAAGGTCGTTATTACAATATCGAATCTGCTACCATTAAGGGTATTGAGTGGACAGGAACCTTTGATACCGGTCCATTCGAACATCGAATCACGTTGGAATATCTGGATCCGCGTCGGGATAAAGACAATGAAGTTTTAGCCCGCCGTTCCAAGCATAAGGCAAAATATCAGATTGATTGGAATATGCTTGGTTTAGATATGGATGTATCATACCAATATTATGGAAAACGCTATGACAACAACACTTCTGAGTATGCGAATGAGCAAAAACGCTTATCCAGCTACAGTACGGTTGACTTGTCAGCGGCTTACCCTGTGACAGAACAGCTAACCGTTCGTGGCAGAGTGGCTAACCTGTTTGATAAAGAGTATGAAACAGCCAGCAATTATGAAACGGCAGGGCGGGAATACTACCTCACTGCCACCTATACTTTCTAA
- the murI gene encoding glutamate racemase, translating to MPTALVFDSGVGGLSVFQEIRQLMPDLSIIYAFDNAAFPYGEKPEQLIAERVVKMVGALCQRHHIDIIVIACNTASVVSLPALREHFDIPVVGVVPAVKPAARLTRNGIVGLLATKVTVNRPYTHELIANFAQDCQIELMGSSRMVELAEEKLHGKPVSADELRTILSPWLNGDKKPDTIVLGCTHFPLLKEELSAVLPEGTLLVDSGAAIARRVSSLLADVDWQQEEKAVNLAYCSKVDDESRKLIPVLQHFGFKSLDEQSI from the coding sequence ATGCCAACAGCACTGGTTTTTGATTCAGGCGTGGGCGGGCTCTCCGTATTTCAGGAAATCCGGCAGTTGATGCCGGATTTATCCATCATTTATGCTTTTGACAACGCTGCTTTCCCCTATGGTGAAAAACCTGAGCAGCTGATTGCTGAGCGGGTTGTCAAAATGGTTGGTGCGCTTTGCCAACGCCATCATATCGATATTATTGTTATTGCCTGTAATACCGCCAGCGTAGTCTCTCTTCCTGCATTACGCGAACACTTCGATATTCCTGTTGTTGGTGTGGTTCCTGCGGTAAAACCCGCTGCACGTCTGACGCGTAATGGCATCGTAGGGTTACTGGCAACTAAGGTAACGGTTAATCGCCCTTATACACATGAGTTAATTGCTAATTTCGCGCAGGATTGCCAGATAGAACTGATGGGATCCAGCAGAATGGTGGAACTGGCAGAAGAGAAGTTGCATGGAAAACCAGTAAGCGCTGATGAGCTAAGAACTATTTTATCTCCATGGCTTAATGGTGATAAAAAGCCAGACACTATTGTATTAGGCTGCACTCATTTCCCTTTATTAAAAGAGGAATTAAGTGCGGTATTGCCGGAAGGCACTCTGTTGGTTGATTCTGGTGCAGCGATTGCCCGCCGGGTATCCTCGCTGCTGGCGGATGTTGACTGGCAACAAGAAGAGAAGGCCGTTAATCTGGCGTATTGTTCGAAAGTTGATGATGAATCCAGGAAGTTAATTCCGGTTTTGCAACACTTTGGTTTTAAATCAC